A part of Spodoptera frugiperda isolate SF20-4 chromosome 25, AGI-APGP_CSIRO_Sfru_2.0, whole genome shotgun sequence genomic DNA contains:
- the LOC118264837 gene encoding proton-coupled amino acid transporter-like protein pathetic yields MVNESNGNAPAPQELETFLSPDEKKKEKVVNKYNMTKDVESADFDPFTERKLENPTSNMDTLTHLLKASLGTGILAMPKAFKCAGLVSGIFFTMLVALICTHCSYILIKCAHVLYKKTRRTQMTFPEVGQAALENGPQALRPWGNVFRIFILVSLFLTYFGTCSVYTVIVAKNIVQVVAHYMNQKEEDVEIRIFIIALLLPLIFMAWIRNLKYLAPVSMIANVFMALGLGITFYYLVGTGKLMTDNIKSMLFKAPVEWPEFFSLSIFAMEAIGVVMPLENAMKTPRSMLGTCGVLNKGMSGVTLVYILLGFLGYLRYGEGVADSITLNLESTEIPAQIVKISIAIAVYCTYGLQFFVCVEIMWNSIKDKFTKRPDLADYIMRTIMVTACVLLAVAVPTIGPFMGVIGAFCFSILGLIAPAFIEVVTYWDIGFGPGKYLIWKNIVVLIFGMFALIFGTKDAIKEIIRVYSI; encoded by the exons gtACAACATGACGAAAGATGTGGAGTCGGCCGATTTCGATCCGTTCACCGAACGAAAGTTGGAGAATCCTACTTC AAACATGGACACGCTTACTCATCTGCTGAAGGCGTCTCTCGGTACCGGTATCCTGGCCATGCCCAAAGCGTTTAAATGCGCTGGGCTCGTCTCCGGCATTTTCTTCACGATGCTGGTCGCTCTCATCTGCACCCACTGCTCCTACATTCTC ATTAAGTGTGCCCATGTGCTGTATAAGAAGACCAGGAGAACGCAGATGACGTTCCCTGAAGTGGGACAGGCCGCCTTGGAGAATGGACCACAAGCACTGCGACCTTGGGGAAATGTGTTCAGAATCTTCATCCTTGTCAGTCTGTTCCTGACTTACTTCGGTACCTGTTCTGTGTACACTGTGATCGTCGCCAAGAATATTGTGCAG GTCGTAGCACACTACATGAACCAAAAAGAGGAAGATGTAGAAATAAGAATCTTCATCATTGCTCTTCTCCTGCCACTCATCTTCATGGCATGGATCCGCAACCTCAAGTACCTAGCGCCAGTGTCCATGATCGCCAATGTGTTCATGGCGCTCGGTCTTGGAATCACTTTCTACTACCTCGTCGGAACTGGCAAACTCATGACGGACAACATTAAGTCCATGCTCTTCAAAGCACCGGTAGAATGGCCCGAATTCTTCTCACTAAGTATCTTTGCCATGGAAGCCATCGGTGTTGTGATGCCCCTGGAGAACGCCATGAAGACCCCTCGCTCCATGCTCGGCACCTGTGGCGTCCTGAACAAGGGCATGAGCGGTGTCACCCTCGTGTACATTCTTCTTGGTTTCCTCGGCTACCTCCGCTACGGAGAAGGCGTTGCAGACTCCATCACTCTGAATTTGGAAAGCACTGAAAT TCCTGCCCAAATTGTCAAGATCTCCATCGCCATCGCCGTATACTGCACATACGGACTGCAGTTCTTTGTGTGCGTCGAAATCATGTGGAACAGCATCAAGGACAAGTTCACGAAGAGACCCGACCTTGCTGACTACATCATGAGGACCATCATGGTGACCGCCTGCGTGCTGCTAGCTGTCGCTGTGCCCACCATCGGACCTTTCATGGGCGTCATTGGAGCGTTCTGCTTCTCTATCCTCGGTCTCATTGCTCCCGCCTTCATTGAAGTCGTCACCTACTGGGACATCGGCTTCGGACCTGGCAAATATCTTATCTGGAAGAACATAGTTGTGCTCATCTTCGGTATGTTCGCCCTCATTTTCGGTACTAAGGATGCCATTAAAGAAATTATACGCGTGTATAGTATATAA